A single genomic interval of Spinacia oleracea cultivar Varoflay chromosome 6, BTI_SOV_V1, whole genome shotgun sequence harbors:
- the LOC110794058 gene encoding albumin-2, with protein sequence MSNNSYVTAAFKSTHKNQVYLFMYPEYVLDDYAPGTATDTILYGPAYMRDVFSSLKDTVFSRGIDSAFESQDPGDAYIFIGVHCAKWFYAPDSTNDKILKGPMYVSDMFPFLKGTEFENGVFAAFNSTIPYEAYLFSWGNQYARINYSDNGHLITLGTITQGFPCLKGTIFEKGIDACFASHIPNQVYLFKHDSYALIQYTPGTTSNQTLINSGKIIDKWPQFGSLLPRDNANHLKLVTN encoded by the coding sequence atgtCGAATAATTCGTATGTGACAGCTGCATTCAAATCAACTCACAAAAACCAAGTCTACTTGTTCATGTACCCCGAGTATGTGCTAGATGACTATGCACCTGGTACTGCTACTGACACGATACTGTATGGACCAGCTTACATGCGTGATGTGTTTTCCTCCTTAAAGGATACAGTCTTTAGTAGGGGAATAGACAGTGCATTCGAATCCCAAGATCCTGGAGATGCATACATATTTATCGGCGTCCATTGTGCAAAATGGTTTTATGCTCCAGACTCAACCAACGACAAGATTCTTAAGGGTCCTATGTACGTTTCTGATATGTTCCCTTTCTTGAAGGGTACAGagtttgaaaatggggtttttgctgctttcaattcaacaattcCTTATGAGGCTTATCTGTTTAGCTGGGGAAATCAATATGCTCGTATCAACTACAGTGACAATGGCCACCTCATTACATTGGGTACCATAACTCAAGGTTTTCCCTGTTTGAAAGGCACTATATTTGAAAAGGGAATTGATGCTTGTTTTGCTTCACACATTCCAAATCAGGTATACTTATTCAAACATGATTCCTATGCACTTATCCAGTACACTCCTGGCACCACAAGTAATCAGACGTTGATCAATTCAGGGAAAATCATAGACAAGTGGCCTCAATTTGGTAGCCTCTTGCCTCGCGACAATGCCAATCATCTCAAATTAGTTACCAACTAA